A part of Cannabis sativa cultivar Pink pepper isolate KNU-18-1 chromosome 6, ASM2916894v1, whole genome shotgun sequence genomic DNA contains:
- the LOC133038732 gene encoding putative E3 ubiquitin-protein ligase XBAT31 isoform X2: MVLVANAIMLLPCFSLSPLMLAAMHGKISCVQKLLEVGANLLMFDSLNGRTCLHYVAYYGHSDCLQALLSSSHSSPVAISWLEKKVSPDAARGRRRTSSRHHCLSPRL; this comes from the exons ATGGTGTTGGTTGCTAATGCTATTATGTTATTGCCTTGTTTTTCATTG AGTCCACTTATGCTGGCTGCAATGCATGGCAAGATCTCTTGTGTGCAAAAACTCCTTGAAGTTGGAGCAAAC CTTTTGATGTTTGATTCTCTCAACGGAAGAACCTGTTTGCATTATGTTGCATATTATGGCCATTCAGATTGCCTCCAAgcccttctttcttcttctcattCCAGCCCTGTCGCAATTTCTTGGTTGGAGAAGAAGGTCTCGCCCGACGCTGCTCGTGGTCGGAGAAGAACGTCCAGCCGCCACCATTGTCTCTCTCCACGACTCTAG
- the LOC133038732 gene encoding putative E3 ubiquitin-protein ligase XBAT31 isoform X1 — protein MVLVANAIMLLPCFSLSPLMLAAMHGKISCVQKLLEVGANVYLLMFDSLNGRTCLHYVAYYGHSDCLQALLSSSHSSPVAISWLEKKVSPDAARGRRRTSSRHHCLSPRL, from the exons ATGGTGTTGGTTGCTAATGCTATTATGTTATTGCCTTGTTTTTCATTG AGTCCACTTATGCTGGCTGCAATGCATGGCAAGATCTCTTGTGTGCAAAAACTCCTTGAAGTTGGAGCAAACGTATAT CTTTTGATGTTTGATTCTCTCAACGGAAGAACCTGTTTGCATTATGTTGCATATTATGGCCATTCAGATTGCCTCCAAgcccttctttcttcttctcattCCAGCCCTGTCGCAATTTCTTGGTTGGAGAAGAAGGTCTCGCCCGACGCTGCTCGTGGTCGGAGAAGAACGTCCAGCCGCCACCATTGTCTCTCTCCACGACTCTAG
- the LOC133038732 gene encoding putative E3 ubiquitin-protein ligase XBAT31 isoform X3 — MNQKRSPLMLAAMHGKISCVQKLLEVGANVYLLMFDSLNGRTCLHYVAYYGHSDCLQALLSSSHSSPVAISWLEKKVSPDAARGRRRTSSRHHCLSPRL, encoded by the exons ATGAATCAGAAGAGG AGTCCACTTATGCTGGCTGCAATGCATGGCAAGATCTCTTGTGTGCAAAAACTCCTTGAAGTTGGAGCAAACGTATAT CTTTTGATGTTTGATTCTCTCAACGGAAGAACCTGTTTGCATTATGTTGCATATTATGGCCATTCAGATTGCCTCCAAgcccttctttcttcttctcattCCAGCCCTGTCGCAATTTCTTGGTTGGAGAAGAAGGTCTCGCCCGACGCTGCTCGTGGTCGGAGAAGAACGTCCAGCCGCCACCATTGTCTCTCTCCACGACTCTAG